The following proteins are encoded in a genomic region of Saccharopolyspora antimicrobica:
- a CDS encoding cysteine dioxygenase, translating into MFAVPPNTLAVAADLTTAHPVRIARELATDRGSWTHLLRYDPDQRWFGLLARTEHYEAWLLSWLPGQRTELHDHGGATGAFTIVAGDLTERVVRGGTTEVLHQLTAGQSRVFGPDYVHQVTNSGPDPAVSIHVYRPVRSSMTTYTHDPITGLHPVGTRSA; encoded by the coding sequence GTGTTCGCCGTTCCGCCGAATACCCTGGCCGTCGCTGCCGATCTGACCACCGCGCACCCGGTGCGCATCGCCCGGGAGCTCGCCACCGACCGCGGTTCCTGGACCCACCTGCTTCGCTACGACCCCGATCAGCGCTGGTTCGGCCTGCTGGCCCGCACCGAGCACTACGAGGCGTGGCTGCTGAGCTGGCTGCCGGGCCAGCGCACCGAGCTGCACGACCACGGCGGCGCCACCGGTGCCTTCACCATCGTCGCCGGCGACCTCACCGAGCGCGTCGTGCGCGGCGGGACCACCGAGGTGCTGCACCAGCTCACCGCCGGGCAGTCCCGCGTGTTCGGCCCCGACTACGTGCACCAGGTGACCAACTCCGGGCCGGATCCGGCGGTGAGCATCCACGTCTACCGCCCGGTCCGCTCGTCGATGACGACCTACACCCACGATCCGATCACCGGTCTGCACCCGGTCGGCACCCGCTCCGCCTGA
- a CDS encoding GNAT family N-acetyltransferase has product MTVHELDDFTPAYPVLRELRPDIGSLEDFLTQAKQQQAQGYRMIAAISDGEVAAVAGFRAGLCFAWGHHIYVDDLVTASSARRQGHGAALLAWIDEEARRIGAAQVHLDSGTHRHEAHRRYLTSGFAISSFHFTKAA; this is encoded by the coding sequence ATGACCGTGCACGAGCTCGACGACTTCACCCCGGCCTACCCGGTCCTGCGCGAACTTCGCCCGGACATCGGCTCGCTGGAGGACTTCCTGACCCAGGCCAAGCAGCAGCAGGCGCAGGGCTACCGGATGATCGCCGCGATCAGCGACGGCGAGGTGGCCGCGGTCGCCGGATTCCGCGCCGGGCTGTGCTTCGCCTGGGGCCACCACATCTACGTCGACGACCTGGTGACCGCGTCGAGCGCGCGACGCCAGGGGCACGGCGCCGCGCTGCTGGCGTGGATCGACGAGGAGGCGCGGCGGATCGGCGCCGCCCAGGTGCACCTCGACTCCGGCACCCACCGGCACGAGGCGCACCGCCGCTACCTGACGTCCGGCTTCGCCATCTCGTCGTTCCACTTCACCAAGGCCGCCTGA